The sequence ACCCGAGGCTTACGACTATTTTGCCGCCACAGACTCCAAAACGCTGCTTTCCGAACTGAGTGCCGACGATGCGAACGACCTGTTCGAACCGGCGCTGTCGCTCTATCCGGAGCTCAAAGAGCATTTTCGCCACGGCTGGTTCTTCTCCGGCAGCGGGAGCAGTTTTTTCAAAGCGGTCGAGGCGTAGGTCGGTTACGTTTCAGGTTTACAGTAGACGGACGTCGGCAGCATGATGGCGAAGCGCGTCTCGCCGGGCACACTGGAAACGATGATCGTGCCGTGGAAGAGCTTCTGGATGATTTGGCGGCTCATATGCAGGCCGATCCCGCTCCCTTTGAGGTTGCCCTTCGTCGTGAAATAGGGATCGAAGATCTTCCCCTGGATCGCCGGGTCGATGCCGGGGCCGTTGTCGAAAACGCAGATACGAAGTTGGTCCCCGCCCGGAGGGTACTCAAACGCTATGCGGATCTGTTTGTTCTTTTGGTCCAGGGATTCGAGGGCGTCTTTGGCGTTGTTGATGAGGTTGAGAAGGACCTGGGAGATCGCCGTAGCGATCTGCAGCCGGTGGATCGTATCGCTGTTCCATGTGATCTCCAGTGCGATGTTATTGGCTTCGAGCGTCGGCGTGATGATGCGGTGCAGTTCGTAGACGATCTGATGCAGCGGCAGGAGCTTTGTTGGGGCCTTGTTCTGAAAGAACGAGCGGAAATCCTCGATCGTTTCGGAGAGGTGCAGGGTGTTCTGTTCGATCGTCTCAAAGGCATGGTCGAGTGCCTCGTCATCCAGACGCCCCGTCGCCTTTGCCAGTTTGGCGGAGAGCAGCGTCAGGTTGATCGCATTGAGAGGCTGGCGCCACTGATGGGAGATGTTCGAGAGCATCTCCCCCATCAGGGCGAAGCGTTCCTGCTCGAAAAGGAGCATATCTTTCTCCCGGTTCTTCTCGATTTCATCGTGCAGCGCGTTTTTGTACGTTTCGAGCCGCATAACGAGCTTGATGACGATGACGAGAATCGGCGGGGTCATCAGCAGCGGCATCAGGATGGAGAAGCCCAGAATGACCGGCGGAAGCGTGCCGGTCAGTAGCGTGTAGAATATCCCGACACAGAGGACGGAGACGAGGGTGGTGGCCAGTGTCACGCCCGTGACGATCTTCAAAGGGCTGTGCATACCGAGTTTGTCGATAAAACGGTTAAGGTGTATCATGCCGTATTATAGGAAAAGTTCCCTGTCGGCGTCCGCACCCGGCATGGAGATTTCCAAGGAAGAGGATTCACCGAAGGTCGGGTTTTCGCTATGATTGCATCACTGATTCAAAGGACTGCAAGTGGGCGAAACGATTGCCAAAAACAAAAAAGCCTTTCACGATTACGAGATCCTCGAGAAATTCGAGGCGGGTATCGTGCTAAAGGGCAGTGAGGTCAAAGGGATCCGTGCCGGCCGTGTCAACCTCAAGGACAGTTTCGTCAAGCTTGTCAGGGGCGAGGCTTTTTTGTTCAACGCCCACATCGGCCGCCTGGAGACGACGCACCACTATTACGGCCACGAGGAACGCGGCAGCCGGAAGCTCCTGCTGCACAAAAAACAAATCGCCAAACTGGCGGATGCCGTGGAGAAAGAGGGGCATACGATCGTACCCCTGCAGATGTACTTCAACAACAAGAACATCATCAAGCTTGAGATCGCCATCGCGCGGGGTAAAAAGCTGCACGACAAACGCGCCGATATGAAAGAGAAGGATATGAAGCGCGACATCGAACGGGCGCTCAAAGACTACTAGCAGCTTTTTGCGGCTCGGGAAGAGCCGCCTTCAGTGCCATAGCGGCCAGCGAAAGTCCGCGGGGCTTTGCTCCGGGGACGGCGATAAAAGTGGTCGCACGACAAACGCGCCGATATGAAAGAGAAGGATATGAAGCGCGATATCGAACGGGCGCTCAAAGACTACTAGCAGCTTCTTATCGGCTTGTACTGAGCCGTGTTTTCCAAGATCATTTATGTTTTGTTCCCTTTCTTCTTTGCTCGCACAAAGAAGAAACCGAACCCGAAAGAAGAAAGTGCGAAGGGCTGCCGCTTTCGGGACATTCCACTCCCTGGCAATCCGTTCGACACGCTAATTACCGTTTCTGACTCAACAGAAGCAGCGGGTAGCGATTGCTTTCATGTATGGTTTATTGGATAAGTGTCATCCAGCTGTCCGCATTACTTCTATGAGGGTGATGAGTATGGCGACGACGGCGGAGGCGATGGCGACCCTGTCCGCTCTTTTGATGGCTTTGTAGATGCGTTCGAGTTCCGGGTCGTCGAGGTCGGCGAACTTGTGGGCACGGATGTATTTGACGGCTTCGCGGAAGCGGGGGTCGCCGAACTGGATGTTCCAGCGCGGGCGTCCCATCGCTTCGTAGCGAGAAGGATGGTGGTCGCGAAGGCGGTTCAGAAAGGCATTTGTTTCCAGCAGCTGTTTCAGTACGGCGATGATGAAGAGGGCGGTGGCAGTGATGAAAAACAGGTTAAGCGTCATACGGATTCCTTTTGCAGGAAGCGGTTGGTGGTAAAAAGTTGGTGGGGAAGTGTGTTGGGTGTGAAGGGCGTCCGCAATTACTTGCGGAGCTCTTTGATACGTGCAGATTTACCGGCACGGTCGCGCAGGTAAAAGAGTTTCGCACGGCGTACACGGCCGCGGCGAAGCACTTTGATTTCGTTGATGCTGTCGCTGTAGATCGGGAAAACGCGCTCGATACCGACGCCGTTGGCACCGATTTTACGAACTGTGATGGTTTTACCCGTTCCCTGACCGCGCATTGCGATACATACACCCTCGTAGTTCTGAACACGAGTTTTGTCACCCTCTTTAATGGTAACAGCGAGGCGTACGGTATCACCGGCGCGGAATTCTGGGACGTTCTTTTCAGCGACTTGAGCATTTTCGAAATTTTCGATGTATTTATTTCTCATACAATGTCCTTTTTCTATGCCTTTTAAGCTGCTCAGGCCTGAAGAATTTAGTCTTGCATTCTGACAAGGCAATTTTGAGTGCCGCAATTTTACTGTGGTTTCCCTTTAAGAATTCTGATGGCACGCCCTTATCGTCAAAAAGCGGCGGCTTTCCGAACGAGGGGGCTTCCAGCAGGTGGGTCTCAAAGCTCTCCGTCTCCAGTGACTCGCTGTTTCCGAGTACACCTTCGAGATTGCGGGCAATGGCATCGGTCATCACCAGCGAGGGCAGCTCCCCGCCGGTCAGGATATAGTCGCCGATGCTGAAGAGTTCGTCCGCAAAGGTCTCGATGACCCTTTCGTCGATGCCTTCGTATCGGCCGCTGACAAATGCAACATGGTTTTTCTTGGCAAGCCGTTTGGCGTCGTTCTGCACAAAGGGCTTGCCGACAGGGGTCGCGAAAACGATATGGACGTCCGGATCGTTTTCGCGGAGCTGTTTGAGTGTGTCGTAGAGCGGCTGTGGCGTCATCACCATTCCGGCGCCTCCGCCGACGGCCGTGTCGTCGACCTTCCCGTGCTTGTTCGTCGTAAAATCGCGCGGGTTGAGGTAGGCGACGCTGAAAAGCCCCTTCTCCTGCGCACGTTTGAGGATGGAGTCCTGGAAATAGCCCTCGATCAGGTTTGAGAAGAGGGTGACATAGGTAAAGGTCACGACTCCTCCAGGATGGCCATCGCCCCGTGCGCGGTGATGAGACCTGCTTCGGTATCGACATGCTCGACGAATGGCAGCTGCTTTGGTAGCAGGAACTGCTTGGGCAGCCGCCGTTTGGCCAGGGCATCGTCGGTCTTGATCTGCAGATAGTCGACCGCGCCGATCCGTTCGATCTCGATCACCTTGCCCAGCACGACACCCTCTTCCGTGACGGTACACCCGATCAGGTCGAACCAGAAGTGTTCCCCCTCATCGAGGTGGCACATTTCGCGGGTGCGTCCGTAGGTCGTGTAGAGCATGACATTGGTGAAGCGCTTGGCCTCTTCGGGCGTGTCGATGCCTTCGAGTTTGACCAGTTCGCGTTCCATGTTGACGGTTTCAAACACCAGGGGCGTGCGCTCTTTGGTATAGAAGGTCTCGCCGGGGACGAACTGTTCGGGGAAATCGGTGAAGAGGTGCAGCTTCATCTCGCCGTGCAGACCGACGGTGCGGCCCAGCGTGGCGATATGGAGCAGACGGTCGTTATTCTGCCGCTTCGACATTGATGCGGTAGCTCTTGCCGTCTTTGGCTTTGCAGCCGGAGATGACGGTTTTGATGGCGCCGATCATCTTGCCCTCTTTGCCGATCAGTTTGCCGATATCGGCACCGTTGGCATAGAGGACAATTTCGGCGATCTCGTCACCTTCGAACATCTCGACGCGGATGTCCTCGGGATGGGAGGCGATGAGACGTGCGTATTCGGCGACGAAATCGGTGACCATAATTATTTGCCGGTGATCTTTTTGACGCGGTCGCTCATTGTCGCGCCGACGCCGATCCAGTAGTTCAGACGCTCTTCGTCGATCTTCTGCTCTTTGGTCATCGGGTTGTACCAGCCGATCAGTTCGATCCAGCCGCCGTCACGGCGCTTGCGGGAGTCAGTAACCGCAACGCGGTAGAAAGGCTGTTTTTTGCGTCCCATACGGGTAAGACGGATTGTTGTCATTGTTCGTTCCTTCGATAAAAAATGGGTGAATGGTTTTCGGGAACGTTGGGAAAAGGGGGTAGGGCTGCGGGACGATGAAGGAGTCACTCTAACATTGATACCGCGGCCTCTAACCGTCTTATCGGAGACGTTCCGTGCAAACCGTTCGGGTATGCGATACGCCAATGTCATAGAGGTATTGTTCATAAGCGTAAAACGATGGCGAAATTATAGCGAATAATTCTGGATAGCACAAGGAGGGGGTTGCCCCCGCCTCATTGAGCGAAGGAGACTTGCTTTGAGGGCTGTGCTTCCTCAGGGTCTCGCCTCTACCCTGATCTCCAGTTCGTCGGCATTGTTGTTTTCGTTACGCTCTGCGATCGCGTGCCCCGCATCGGCAATGACTTTGACGTAAAGTACGTCCGGTGTGTTTTTGACCCTGCCGTAGATCATGTGCTGTGTAATGGACTCTCCGGGTTCAAGGTTTTTGGTGACCCAGATGGTCTTCTCCTGGTGCACCGGGCCGGAGTAGCCGTACCTGAACTGGACGGTAATCTTGAACTTTTTGCGGCTGTGCCCGTCATAGGCAAAG is a genomic window of Sulfurimonas sp. HSL1-2 containing:
- a CDS encoding HAMP domain-containing sensor histidine kinase, with the translated sequence MIHLNRFIDKLGMHSPLKIVTGVTLATTLVSVLCVGIFYTLLTGTLPPVILGFSILMPLLMTPPILVIVIKLVMRLETYKNALHDEIEKNREKDMLLFEQERFALMGEMLSNISHQWRQPLNAINLTLLSAKLAKATGRLDDEALDHAFETIEQNTLHLSETIEDFRSFFQNKAPTKLLPLHQIVYELHRIITPTLEANNIALEITWNSDTIHRLQIATAISQVLLNLINNAKDALESLDQKNKQIRIAFEYPPGGDQLRICVFDNGPGIDPAIQGKIFDPYFTTKGNLKGSGIGLHMSRQIIQKLFHGTIIVSSVPGETRFAIMLPTSVYCKPET
- the smpB gene encoding SsrA-binding protein SmpB, encoding MGETIAKNKKAFHDYEILEKFEAGIVLKGSEVKGIRAGRVNLKDSFVKLVRGEAFLFNAHIGRLETTHHYYGHEERGSRKLLLHKKQIAKLADAVEKEGHTIVPLQMYFNNKNIIKLEIAIARGKKLHDKRADMKEKDMKRDIERALKDY
- the rplS gene encoding 50S ribosomal protein L19; protein product: MRNKYIENFENAQVAEKNVPEFRAGDTVRLAVTIKEGDKTRVQNYEGVCIAMRGQGTGKTITVRKIGANGVGIERVFPIYSDSINEIKVLRRGRVRRAKLFYLRDRAGKSARIKELRK
- the trmD gene encoding tRNA (guanosine(37)-N1)-methyltransferase TrmD; translation: MTFTYVTLFSNLIEGYFQDSILKRAQEKGLFSVAYLNPRDFTTNKHGKVDDTAVGGGAGMVMTPQPLYDTLKQLRENDPDVHIVFATPVGKPFVQNDAKRLAKKNHVAFVSGRYEGIDERVIETFADELFSIGDYILTGGELPSLVMTDAIARNLEGVLGNSESLETESFETHLLEAPSFGKPPLFDDKGVPSEFLKGNHSKIAALKIALSECKTKFFRPEQLKRHRKRTLYEK
- the rimM gene encoding ribosome maturation factor RimM (Essential for efficient processing of 16S rRNA), translated to MSKRQNNDRLLHIATLGRTVGLHGEMKLHLFTDFPEQFVPGETFYTKERTPLVFETVNMERELVKLEGIDTPEEAKRFTNVMLYTTYGRTREMCHLDEGEHFWFDLIGCTVTEEGVVLGKVIEIERIGAVDYLQIKTDDALAKRRLPKQFLLPKQLPFVEHVDTEAGLITAHGAMAILEES
- a CDS encoding KH domain-containing protein; the protein is MVTDFVAEYARLIASHPEDIRVEMFEGDEIAEIVLYANGADIGKLIGKEGKMIGAIKTVISGCKAKDGKSYRINVEAAE
- the rpsP gene encoding 30S ribosomal protein S16, whose translation is MTTIRLTRMGRKKQPFYRVAVTDSRKRRDGGWIELIGWYNPMTKEQKIDEERLNYWIGVGATMSDRVKKITGK
- a CDS encoding CARDB domain-containing protein, coding for MRTRLLYLPLFLLPLAAFSIEPQVQIQRPAVSTKVPQKIVPPSSSTQQPVEKPDLTVTGITAYTQRGGTILGHVRKLYVNEPLELDTTIENVFAYDGHSRKKFKITVQFRYGYSGPVHQEKTIWVTKNLEPGESITQHMIYGRVKNTPDVLYVKVIADAGHAIAERNENNNADELEIRVEARP